One window of the Streptomyces sp. NBC_00259 genome contains the following:
- a CDS encoding DUF1330 domain-containing protein → MSAYAIGNLFPPARLDDEVFTYMERIQATLDPFGGRFLVHGAPERDVCEGEWPGALVVIGFPSMAAARGWYGSPAYQELVPLRTRHMTGDIMLIDGVPEGYEAAATAAKLRAAQDGRTATP, encoded by the coding sequence ATGAGCGCATACGCGATCGGCAACCTGTTTCCCCCGGCCCGTCTCGACGACGAGGTCTTCACCTACATGGAGCGCATCCAGGCCACCCTCGACCCCTTCGGCGGCCGGTTCCTCGTGCACGGCGCCCCGGAGCGGGACGTGTGCGAGGGGGAGTGGCCCGGAGCGCTCGTCGTCATCGGCTTCCCTTCGATGGCCGCGGCCCGCGGCTGGTACGGGTCCCCGGCCTACCAGGAACTCGTTCCGCTGCGGACGCGGCACATGACGGGCGACATCATGCTGATCGACGGTGTCCCGGAGGGGTACGAGGCGGCCGCGACGGCGGCGAAGCTCCGGGCGGCACAGGACGGGCGGACGGCGACGCCGTAG
- a CDS encoding ABC-F family ATP-binding cassette domain-containing protein — protein sequence MRDRARSHRSTQLTMKDVSKAYGDRSVLEQVSLTVRPGERAGVIGDNGSGKSTLLRLLAGAERPDEGEITVLFPGGTGHLAQVLDLDPAATVQDAVDASLAELRELERRMRNAEAGLATASTAELTAYGELLDAYEERGGYEADARVDAAMHGLGLARVTRERRIGSLSGGEQSRLALACVLAAAPELLLLDEPTNHLDRQATAWLEDHLLAHRGTVVAITHDREFLERIATTILEVDRDRRTVTRYGDGWSGYRAARAATRRRWEQEYQEWLDELARTEELVAAAGQRLAATGKDPRQGFGKHRRSHEAKLSGQVRAARQRLVRLRQEPVAAPPEPLSFRAELTTAARTADGDLLAPPTPDEHAQPDSGMHSEPTAGEHSEPDGGMLAELDSDVLAELKGVAVGDRLRIDELAVKVGERLLVTGPNGAGKSTLLRVLAGELEPDEGTVRRRARIGYLPQELSPTPTRRPLLSAYAAGRPGPAEEYADELLALGLFREEDLTVPVAALSAGQQRRLELARLVTRPADLLVLDEPTNHVALGLVEELEAALVAYAGAVVVVTHDRRFRATFRAPRLELRAGRPR from the coding sequence ATGCGCGACCGCGCCCGTAGTCATCGCTCCACCCAACTGACCATGAAGGACGTCTCCAAGGCATACGGGGACCGCTCCGTCCTCGAACAGGTGTCGCTGACCGTGCGCCCCGGCGAACGGGCCGGAGTCATCGGCGACAACGGCTCGGGAAAGTCCACGCTGCTCCGGCTGCTGGCCGGGGCCGAACGACCGGACGAGGGGGAGATCACCGTCCTGTTCCCCGGCGGCACCGGCCATCTCGCACAGGTCCTCGACCTCGATCCGGCGGCGACCGTCCAGGACGCCGTGGATGCCTCCCTCGCCGAACTGCGCGAGCTGGAACGGCGGATGAGGAACGCCGAAGCGGGCCTCGCCACCGCGTCGACGGCCGAGCTGACCGCGTACGGCGAACTGCTGGACGCGTACGAGGAGCGCGGCGGATACGAGGCGGACGCCCGCGTCGACGCCGCGATGCACGGTCTCGGCCTCGCCCGCGTCACACGGGAGCGGCGCATCGGCTCGCTGTCCGGTGGCGAGCAGTCCCGGCTCGCCCTCGCGTGTGTGCTGGCCGCGGCGCCGGAGCTGCTGTTGCTGGACGAGCCGACGAACCATCTGGACCGGCAGGCCACGGCCTGGCTGGAGGACCATCTGCTCGCGCACCGCGGCACGGTCGTGGCGATCACCCATGACCGGGAGTTCCTGGAGCGGATCGCGACGACGATCCTGGAGGTCGACCGGGACCGGCGGACGGTGACGCGGTACGGGGACGGCTGGAGCGGCTACCGGGCCGCGAGGGCGGCGACGCGCCGCCGCTGGGAGCAGGAGTACCAGGAGTGGCTGGACGAGCTGGCGCGTACGGAGGAACTGGTGGCGGCGGCCGGGCAGCGTCTCGCGGCCACCGGCAAGGACCCGCGCCAGGGCTTCGGCAAGCATCGCCGCTCTCACGAGGCCAAGCTGTCGGGGCAGGTCAGGGCGGCGCGGCAGCGGCTGGTACGCCTGCGGCAGGAACCGGTGGCGGCGCCACCCGAGCCCCTCTCCTTCCGGGCGGAGCTGACGACCGCGGCCAGGACCGCGGACGGTGACCTGCTCGCGCCGCCGACGCCCGACGAACACGCCCAGCCGGACAGCGGCATGCACAGCGAGCCGACGGCCGGCGAACACAGCGAGCCGGACGGCGGCATGCTCGCCGAGCTGGACAGTGACGTGCTCGCCGAGCTGAAGGGCGTCGCGGTCGGTGACCGGCTGCGCATCGACGAGCTGGCCGTGAAGGTCGGCGAGCGGCTGCTGGTGACCGGGCCCAACGGGGCGGGGAAGTCGACCCTGTTGCGGGTGCTCGCGGGGGAACTGGAGCCGGACGAGGGGACGGTACGCCGCCGGGCGCGGATCGGCTATCTGCCGCAGGAGCTGTCCCCGACGCCGACCCGCCGCCCACTGCTGTCGGCGTACGCGGCCGGTCGCCCCGGCCCGGCCGAGGAGTACGCGGACGAGCTGCTGGCCCTCGGGCTGTTCCGCGAGGAGGACCTGACGGTGCCGGTGGCCGCGCTCTCGGCCGGCCAGCAGCGCCGGCTGGAGCTGGCCCGGCTGGTGACCCGGCCCGCCGACCTCCTCGTCCTGGACGAGCCGACGAACCATGTCGCGCTCGGCCTGGTCGAGGAGTTGGAGGCGGCACTCGTCGCGTACGCGGGCGCGGTGGTCGTCGTCACCCACGACCGCCGCTTCCGCGCGACCTTCCGGGCCCCGCGGCTGGAACTGCGCGCGGGGCGCCCGCGCTGA